A window of the Desulforapulum autotrophicum HRM2 genome harbors these coding sequences:
- the istA gene encoding IS21 family transposase, translated as MLKVSQYDYIRTAHRIYGKSIKQISRETGHSRNTIRRALKGEYSNYKSRQLQPYPVLGPYLTIIDRLLKEDTDRPPKQRHTATRIAQRLKKEHGYAGGFSTVCRYVREAKLRIGIGKQRAFIPLEIDNTGEAEVDWGTAHVILDGIQTKIKFFCMRSKYSGKHFVRLYPCERQQAFFDAHVKAFSYFGGVFPVLIYDNLTTAVQKVLKGKKRIEQEGFSKFHAYYSFEPRFCNVAAGHEKGGVEGIVGFSRRNYMVPVPEAQSLEELNEAILTECLAYGDHRIKNRPGKVDELFAQEKEKLLSLPPEAFSNIVISDGKSDKYSTVIVDKNRYSVPTEYAQLKLKVLLFAEKVEIYWDNKLIAAHERLYNNNQWCLTPDHYLDLIQRRPQAFESARPIKQWRKEWPESHGNLLERFCEKQGQTTGVKDFISVLMFYRVYSKADVQDAVEKALKANLSTSDGVKSLLSYPKTDEAEIKPLVQWERLPAPDMTVYGELGGLQ; from the coding sequence ATGTTAAAGGTGTCGCAATATGACTATATCCGGACAGCACACAGGATTTATGGCAAATCAATCAAGCAGATATCGAGAGAGACCGGCCACTCACGGAACACCATCAGGAGGGCGTTAAAAGGAGAATACAGCAATTACAAGTCAAGGCAGCTGCAGCCCTATCCTGTTTTGGGCCCGTATCTGACAATCATAGACAGATTGTTGAAGGAGGATACAGACCGTCCTCCCAAACAGCGCCACACTGCCACACGAATCGCCCAGCGTTTAAAAAAAGAGCATGGGTATGCAGGAGGATTTTCAACTGTTTGCCGTTATGTCCGTGAAGCGAAACTGCGAATAGGCATCGGTAAACAAAGGGCTTTCATTCCCCTTGAAATTGATAATACGGGGGAAGCGGAGGTGGATTGGGGTACAGCCCATGTCATCCTTGACGGGATCCAGACCAAGATAAAATTTTTTTGTATGCGCTCAAAATATTCAGGTAAGCATTTTGTTCGCCTTTACCCATGTGAAAGGCAGCAGGCATTTTTTGATGCCCACGTAAAGGCGTTCAGCTACTTTGGCGGTGTGTTTCCTGTTCTGATTTACGACAACCTTACCACCGCAGTCCAGAAAGTTCTGAAAGGGAAAAAGCGTATCGAGCAGGAAGGTTTTTCCAAATTTCATGCCTATTACAGTTTTGAACCTCGTTTCTGCAATGTGGCGGCAGGACATGAAAAAGGCGGTGTCGAAGGAATCGTAGGATTTTCCCGGCGCAACTATATGGTCCCGGTTCCTGAAGCTCAGAGCTTGGAGGAGTTAAACGAGGCGATCCTGACTGAATGCCTTGCCTATGGGGACCACAGAATAAAAAACAGGCCAGGTAAAGTGGATGAGTTGTTTGCACAAGAGAAGGAAAAACTGCTCTCCCTTCCCCCAGAAGCGTTTAGCAATATTGTGATCTCGGATGGCAAGTCAGATAAATATTCAACGGTGATCGTGGACAAGAATCGGTATTCAGTGCCCACCGAATATGCACAACTCAAGCTTAAGGTACTCCTGTTCGCAGAGAAGGTTGAAATCTATTGGGACAACAAGCTGATTGCAGCGCATGAACGCCTATACAACAACAATCAGTGGTGCTTGACCCCAGACCACTACCTTGACCTGATCCAGCGGAGACCACAGGCATTTGAGTCCGCCAGACCAATCAAACAATGGCGAAAAGAGTGGCCGGAAAGCCATGGAAACCTGCTTGAACGCTTTTGTGAAAAGCAGGGGCAAACCACGGGGGTTAAGGATTTCATATCAGTCCTGATGTTTTACAGGGTTTATTCAAAGGCTGATGTTCAAGATGCTGTGGAAAAGGCATTGAAAGCCAACCTCAGCACAAGTGACGGGGTAAAATCGCTTCTTTCTTACCCGAAAACGGATGAGGCAGAGATAAAACCCCTGGTTCAGTGGGAGCGCTTACCAGCACCCGATATGACCGTTTATGGGGAACTGGGAGGTCTACAATGA